The sequence cagactcactggtgtATGGTTCTTAGACTTCGTTtgcaacctttcttaaataaaggcacaacttTAGCCTTTAGTCTGCTGTCACCTCACCCATAGCTAtaaatggtacaaatatctctgatTGAGGCCTTGCAATTTTTTCCCAGCTTCACACAATGTCCTAGCATACACTAGATcaagtcctggagatttatctgcCTTTATCCTTTTTAAGACCACCAACACTAACTCATTTGTTATGTGGACTGTTTTCAAGACATCAGTATTTATTTCTCTCAGTACCTTTTCTGCAGTAAGTACTGAAGCAAAACATTTGTTCAGTATGTCTCCTATGTCTTGTGGTTCCAAACATAGATGACCTCATTGAGCTTTCAGATGCCCATTCTCTCCCCACTTTACTTTTTCCCTTGCTCTATTTGTAAAATCTCTTCAGATTATCTTTAACCATATcggccaaagctatctcatatcccctttcttgccctcctgatttctctcttaagaatGACCCTATTGCCCATAGACTCAAGAGATTTAGTTGATCCCAGTTGTCCatacctgatgtgcttttccagtgccacactttttgactctgatctccagcatctgcagtcctcactttctccacttgcCGTAGCCTCAATATGTCTATTCATTCCATTGTTCCCAAATCCTACCAGTTTtatccttcactctaacaggaacatgctcCCTCTGAACtcctgttatctcacttttgaaagtcTCCCACTTGCCAGTtgtcctttacctgcaaacagtctATCCCTATTGGCCTTACCCCAGTTTAGAATTTTAATTTTTATACAAGGCTTTCATagttattttgaaactaatagaattatgattaatggtcccaaagtgctccccaactaATACTTCATTCACTTGCCCTATattaccacactcttgactcttatTTCCCAAGGAAtgatcaagttttgctccttctgtaATAGATACATCTGTATATTGGTAAAaagattttcttgaacacatttaacaaattcctccccatttgagcctttaacactatggcagtcccagtttgtttttgaaaagttaaaatctcctgctATTACAACCGTGTTATTCTTACACATATCTAAGATCTCGTTACGTATTTGCTGCTCAGTTTCCTGCTGACTTTGGGGGGttcctatagtacaatcccattaaggtaatcatccccttcttatttttTAAGTTCCACCCATATTACTTCATTGGACAGTTCCCCAGGAATGTTCTCTCTAAGTGCAGCAGCATGCTTTCTCTCATCAAAAGCAccactctcccttctctcttgcctccctttctattgtATAACATCTTAACCCCAGattattgagctgccagtcctgacccttgCTAGGTCATGTTCCACTAATAGGTACAATATCCCGGTCCCATGTTCCCATActtgtcctgagttcatctgctttacctGTCAGGCCATTAATaaatgaaataaatgtagtttaatttttCGGTTACTTCATTCTCTTACCTGCTATTGCCTGCCTTGCATGATTAACTTTCTGTCTTTAACTGCGAACCATCCTGAGCTTTCTCTCTATTCTCACCTCTGCTTAGGAACCATCATCCCAACTCCATATTTGATTGAGGGCTCCCAAGTAAAACTAGAAAATCTCCCTGTCAGGACTTTAGGAGCATAGACAATTTCTAAATGGAAaaaagcttcagaaatctgaggcacaaagggacttgggattctAGTTCAGGTTCAGTTGGAAAATGCAATATTAGTATTCATTCCGAGAGGCTCAAAAGAtcgagatgtactgctgaggctctggtcaggctgtatttggagtattgtgagcattTTTGGGTCCATTGTCCAGCAGGGCAGATGTGTCAGCAAGTTGCTGAAAAGTGCAAAAATATTAAGAGTTTTCAACATAAAGGTGTACAGAAAAtatttgttttctataatattCTGATGAGTTTCTGGGAAATTCAGATTTGCTGATATATTGGTCAGTAAAGTTGTCTCAAGGGTGATCAGTGCTCAGTTTCCAGACTAATTTTCACATATGTTtttaaatgggggaggggggagtggggaagcTAGTTTTTGAATTAGTTAGAAATGAAGAAACTTTATAGGCTGTTTATGAAATACAAAATATGAAGTTGGGACTTAATGTAATGGGTTTCTTTTTCTTCAGTCACTGCCTCTGGAGATGCAGCTGAGGCACTTAGAAATGCAGCAGCAACAGTTTATTCCTCTGTATCAAGAATGGCAGCGACAGTTCCAGATCTGGAAGGCACAGCTCCAAGCATATCCGAATAAagatcagctccaacagtatgaAACTCAGTGGAACCAGTGGCAAGAGCAAATGGTATCAACAAATCATCATTTCCAGGAAAGAATGGATGCTCTCAGAAATGTTCAACAGCAGTACATGAACAGTCAATCCCAGAGTTATTTGGGAAATACATCAAGCAGTCTGATGTCTCAGGCTGCACCAATGCCACCCATGGGATTGCCTCCGACACCACCAATTGCTGGTTCTTCTGTAGTTTCAACACAAGGAACAGCAACCTCACCAGCAGACCCAGCTTCTTCAGAACCAGAAAGTTCACCTGTTTCCAGGGCACTTCCGGTGGTGTCTCAGGCCCCACCATCATTATCTCAAACTCCTTTACCAGTGACTCAGGCACCTCCACCAATGACAATGGTACCCCCACCAATAACTGTGCCACCTCCACCATTGACTATGCCACCTCCGCTTATGAATATACCTCCTCCACCAATAAATCTGGCCCCTCCGCCGGTCTCTCTGGCCCCTCCGCCGGTCTCTCTGGCCCCTCCGCCGGTCTCTCTGGCCCCTCCGCCGGTCTCTCTGGCCCCTCCGCCGGTCTCTCTGGCCCCTCCGCCGGTCTCTCTGGCCCCTCCGCCAGTCTCTCTGGCCCCTCCGCCGGTCTCTCTGGCCCCTCCGCCGGTCTCTCTGGCCCCTCCGCCGGTCTCTCTGGCCCCTCCGCCCGTCTCTCTGGCCCCTCCGCCCGTCTCTCTGGCCCTTCCGCCGGTCTCTCTGGCCCCTCCGCCGGTCTCTCTGGCTCCTCCACTGGTGACTCAGGCCCCACCACCAGTTTCCCAGGGTCTGCCATCAGCATATCAGGCTGCTACCCCAGTTTCTCAGAACACTACAGTTATCACAGAACAGAAGAGACCTTTAATTCCAGCACCACATGCTGAAGTAAAAGCATCTTCTTCAAGTTCAAATATTCATAATAGTCGATTTTCGACATCTGGGATTAAGTCATCTGAGCTATTGCAAACTGGAGACCACAGGATGTCAAGGTAATTATAAGTCCATACAAATGTCTGTACAAACTAAGAGTGCTTATTCAATCAGGTGTAGTGCTTATATGTGGCTTTGTCCAGTTCCTAGATTGACACAGTTACAAGCAAAAAAATCAATTTTCCTCAACTCTTAATGCTTGGGTTTGTTTCTGCTGATGAAATTAGTGACCTACTGAAGGTGTGTGTCAGTTGTGATCTGTACATTGCTGCAATTCATTGGATTTAAGAGCTGTGAATGTGTATTAAGTTTCCACTGTAATTAACTTTGTGACCTTTGCTGTGGGTCAGAATGAAAACCAGGTCTACCCTTAATTATTGTGACTAAATGCATCTTTCATTATTCTCTGTTTTTCATGTTAGAGTTGAGTTCTGGACAAATGTCTACCTTGAGACCTTAAAGTGGCAAGTGTAGCTTTTTGAGGGACAGATAACTAACCAACATTGAATTTAACCTAGTTTTTATTATATTTGCAAATGAATTGTCAATATGACCATTAAATTATAAAATTCTGGTTTTAATTCCTTTATTAAATCTTGTTTGCGTTTATGAAAAGCAGGTTCTTTTGGTTCAGTAAATTTATTTTGGGGAGATTATTTTGGAGATGTTGCTTTATATTTTACAATCTGTAATAGGAAGGACCAAAAACATCAATGTCCTCCTTTAAAAAGAAAATGTTTAGAATGGTGCACACTAAAGCTGTAGCCTATGATTCAAGCAGTGCAGTAAAGATTTTTATACTAAATATGTTCCAGTGGATCAAAATAAGCTATTTATTAATGAATCAGCTGAAAAATGAACTGAAAAATAACTTCTAAACTAACTGTCTAGCATGCTGTGAAGTATCAAAATTAAATGATAGATGAGCTAGGATTAGttaaatactgtgtgtgacttGTGAGCAGAATTTGGTGTATTTTTTCACACAAAAAGCGACAtagacatagaatccctacagtgtggaagcaggccattcagcccaagtccacaacaaccttccaaagagtaactaaccagagccattcccctactATCCCAtgtttaaccctgactaatgcacctaatctgcacatccctgaacacactgagcaatttagcaaggccagttCATCTAGCCTGCACGTATTTGGATTGGATTGTGGAGGAAatccacagggagaatgtacaaactccacacagtcgcccgaggcaggaatcgaacctgggtccctggcactgtgaggcagctgtactagccactgagccactgttctgCCCAGACTTCATTGGTATTTGCCAGGAAATTGTTAAAAACAAACATGAGTTTAAATCATTTGTTAAAGTATTTTATATTTGGAACCCCTCCAGGTTCGATGGACCACATGGCAGAGGAATGCAAAAATTTGAAGGACCAGGAGCAAAAGGAAGTTCTCATTCACGTTTTGATTTAAGGTGCTCTCGATTTCAAGGCCACCAATTTGAAGTATCCCAGACAAGGTTCGAAGGACAAGCTTCAGGCCAGCATGTTGAGGGTGAGACTGCAAGCCAGCACACTGAGAATAAGCCTGCAGTTCCAGTTGTTGAGAGTGAACTTGTAAGTCAGTTTGTCAAGGATTCAGCTATGGGTCAGCAAGTTGATGAAGTCCCGAGTCACCACCATGAAGCTGAGGCTTTGAGTCAGGTTCCCAGTCTTGAAAAGCAACCTCCTGGTAATCGTTTTGAAAAGCAGCCTCCAGGCAATCGTTTTGAAAAGCAGCCTCCTGGCAGTTGCATTGAGAAACAGAGTTCTGGTACTCCCATTGAAAGTAAGGCTCCCAATAATCGATTTGAGAAACACGATCCTGGTGATCTTACTGAGAAAGAGGGTCAAGAGAAGGAGGGTCTGAGCAGTCGTATTGAGACGCAATGCCCTGGTACTGGCCCTGAGAAGGGGGGTCCTGGCAATCGCGCTGAGAAGGAGGGTCTCAGCAGCCATCTTGAGAAGGGGAATCCCAGCAGCCACCTTGAGAAGGGGGGGGACAGTCAAGTTGAGAAGGAAGGTCTGGGTCCAGGTGGTCATGTCAAAATGCAGGATCTGGCAACTTGTGTTGAGAAACAAGATAGTCGTTTTGAGGAGCAGCTGCCTGGTATTCGCCTAGATGAACAGGGTTCAGATAATTCCCTTATGAAGCAGAGTCCCAGTAATTGCTGTGAGGTGCAGAGCCATAGCAACAGTAATCACACTGAAAACCAGGATGCAGATAGCTGCTTCGAGAAGCAGGTTACTGGTATTGGTGTtgagccacaaggatcagttAATCGTTTTGATAAACCAAATCCAAGTAATCGCATTGAGGCCCAGGATGGTCTCATTGACTCGCAAGATCTCAGCAATCGTTTTGTGAGCCAGGGACGAGTGAATCAAAATGAAGATCAGATTCTTGAAGGCCTAGACGGCAATCGTTCTGATGGCCCAGGGAGCAATCGTTCTGATGGCCCAGGGAGCAATCGCTCTGATGGCCCAGGGAGTAATCGCTTTGATGTTCCTGGGAGCAATCGCTTTGACGGCCCGGGGAGCAATCGCTTTGACGGCCCGGGGAGCAATCGCTTTGACGGCCCGGGCAGCAGTCGCTTTGACGGCCTGGGCAGCAATCGCTTTGACGGCCCGGGGAGCAATCGCTTTGACAGCCCAGGGAGCAATCGCTTTGACGGCCGGGGGAGCAATCGCTTTGACGGCCCGGGGAGCAATCGCTTTGACGGCCGGGGGAGCAATCGCTTTGACGGCCAGGGAAGCAATCGGTTTGACGGCCAGGGAAGCAATCGGTTTGACGGCCCGGGGAGCAATCGTTTTGACGGCCCGGGGGGAAATCGTTTTGACGGCCCGGGGGGAAATCGTTTTGACGGCCCGGGGGGAAATCGTTTTGACGGCCCGGGGAGCAATCGTTTTGACGGCCCGGGGAGCAACCGTTTTGACGGCCCGGGGAGCAACCGTTTTGACGGCCCGGGGAGCAATCGGTTTGACGGCCAGGGGAGCAAACGCTTTGACGGCCAGGGGAGCAGTCGCTTTGATAGTGCGGGGCACAGGGGTCACTTTGAGGGCCCAGGCCCAGGAGGTTGCTTTGACAGTCCAGGCCCCGAGGGTCACTTTGAGGGGCCTAGACCTGGGGCGCCCTTTGATGGTCCAGGACCCAGGGGCCGCTTTGAGGGGCCTGGGATGGGGAATCGCTTTGAGGGCCAAGGACCCAGGAACCACTTTGAGGGTCAGGGTCCCGAGCAATACTTTGAGGGCCAGGGACCTGGGAATCGCTTTGGGGGCCAGGGTCCCAGGGATCGGTTTGGGGGGCAGGGACCGGGAGGCTGCTTTGAAGGCCAGGGCCCTGGGGGTCGCTTTGGGGGCCAGGGTCCTGGAGATCACTTTGGTGGCCAGGGACCAGGAGATCGCTTTGGGGGCCAGGGACCCGGAGATCGCTTTGGGGGACAGGGACCAGGAGGCTGCTTTGAGGGTCAGGACCCTGGGGGTCATTTTGAGGGCCATGGTCCTGGAGGCCAGTTTGAGGGCCCAGGCCGCGGGGGTCGTTTTGAGGGCCCAGGCCGCGGGGGTCGTTTTGAGGGCCCAGGCCGTGGGGGCCGCTTTGATAGCCCTGGCCGCGGGGGTCGCTTTGAGGGCCAGGGAGCATTCAAGGGTCGCTTTGATGGCCAGGGGGCCTCTGGGGGTCGCTTTGACAGTCATGGGGGCCCTGGAGATCATTTTGAGGGTCAGGGACCTGGAGGCCACTTTGAGGGTCAGGGCCCAGTTGATGCTTTTGAAGGCCAGGGACCTGGGGGTCGCTTTGATGGCCAGAGCCGGGGAGGTCGCTTTGATGGCCAGGGCCGGGGAGGTCGCTTTGATGGCCAGGGCCGGGGAGGTCGCTTTGATGGCCAGGGCCGAGGGAGTCATTTTGAGGGCCGGGGCCGCGGGGGTCGCTTTGAGGGCCAGGGCCGAGGGGGTCGTTATGAGGGCCCTGGCCGAGGATGTCGCTTTGATGGCCAGGGCCGGGGGGGTCGCTTTGATGGCCAAGGCCGAGGAGGTCGCTTTGAGGGTCAGGGCCGGGGAGGTCATTTTGAGGGCAGGGGTTCAAGCCTTCATTTTGAAGGCCAAGGTCCTGGAGGGCATTTTGAGGGGCCAAGTCAGGGAAGGCACTTTGAAGAACAGGGTCCAATGGCCCATTTTGAAGGCCAGGAACGTGGGGATCGCTTTGATAACCTGCATCCAGCGGCTCATTTTGAAGAGCACTCAGCTAGTCATGGGCAACATATTGATGGTTATAGAGCAACATCGCATTTTGACAGCCAGGGAGGGTCTTTTGAAGGTCCTGGTGCTTCTGAGTGGTTTGAGCATTCAGGTCAAGGGCAGCACCTTGAAAGCCAGGGACAAGGGCAACGTCTTGAAGTCTCTGGTGCAAAGTTTCATAGTTCACGGTTTGACAGCCCAAAGGGACCAAGATTAACTGGGCCCCGTGGGCATTTCCCCACTGGACCATGTGTATCTGGTTCAAGACCCAAAGGCCTTCAAGTTAGAACTGAACAaatgggacaaagtttaaaaggGCCCCAGTCTTCTCATTCATCATTAGAACAAGTTGAGGATCAAACAAAACGAGCTGGAGTCCAGGAGCAAGAGACAGCAGCTGTAGGCAAAGATGTAAAACAAAATGCTGATAAAGTATCACCAGCTTCAGTGGAACATAAAGATGAAAAAAATCTTTCCCATACACCATTGGCTGCTACAAGTCATAAAAATTCAGATTCATCTGGAACTAAAGATTTGACAAAAAGTGTTGATTCATCTAAATCACATGAAATTCAGAAGAAAGCAGACAATTCTGAGTTAGCAACTTCTTCAGTAACTGTCACTCAGGACCAAAAAGATCCAGTTGTGCAAAATATACCTAAAACACTGCCTTCCAATTCATCAGCTGCCGCAAAGGCTGTATCTGAGAAATCAGAGCCAAAAAATGTAGATACCAACAAAAGGTTTGAATCTGTACCATTGCATCCAACTAATGATCGAGCAAAAGGCCCAGAGCATCGGCAACACGTTGGCAAAGATTATTCCTCTATCCGTAAAAATGATGTTGATAGTAATAAAGATGTTCCAGAAATAAGACCATTGCTACATCACAGGATAGACATTCAGGGACATTGGCATCAGGAGGAAGGTAGATCTTTGGATGATCATTTCTCTGGACCAAGAGGAGGTCCAGCTTTTGAAAGAGAGAGAACTCTATCTTGGGAAAGGGGAAATTGGACTGACACTGGCTCAGATTTTTGGGATGAAAGAGATCCATTTAGAAGAGAGGAGTGCTCACTTCTTCGGCGACCACCTCTGCCTCATGAAATTTTAGACAGAAGGGAAATTCGAGCTCCACATCAAATTGAAGGGTTTGACAGAGGCTTTGACAGAGAATTTGACAGGAGTGGAAGGTCACGTGAACATGGTTTTAACAGAGACAATGAACATGATAGAGAATACTTTCACAGACGAGAAGAATGGGACCTTCGTGGTTCTGGAAGGGACTTTTCTCCTTTACACCCAAGGCCAGATAGATGGAGAGAGGAGCAGTGGAGGGATGAAAAGGAACGGAGCTACCATCATGAACAAGAACGGGAAATGTGGGGTCAGGACTATGCAGAGAGGCCAGACTGGAGGAGGGATGAACGTGTTTTGCCTCCAGAAAGGCTTGGATGGCAGAGGGAACAGATGGATGAAAGAAGATATCCAGACACAGACAACAGGCGGTTACCTTTTGACAATTTGCGTGAGATGCCATCACAGACTGGTCCTGTTCGTGCACCTGTTCTACCTGAACAGCCACCAGTGCCTTTCTCTGAAAAACCTATGGTAGACCAAACACCCGGCGGACAAAATATTGTTGCATTGTCAGAAAGAGAACATGAAATCATCTTAAAAGCAGCGCAAGAATTAAAATTATTACGGTAAGTGACTTTTTTTTTTGTATCGCCAATAGATTTCTCGAGAATATTGTTATATAATGTCAGGTAATAGAAACCATTGAGAAAAGGTCATGCTCTTAGCCCGTTTCCCATCACAACTGAGACAATGTAGTTCCGAGCCACTATGGTTTTAATCCATTTTAATACTCCTGAGTGAATGAGCGAGGGAAGAAGAAAGATCTTGTTAGTAAATGTGCAGATGTGAAGATTTATTAATATACTCCCATGTTTGCTGTTATTGTAATTAATTAGcctcgtgatgtttactgtacttCCTACACTTACACATTGAGAGAATACTTGATAACTAATTTGGTAACCACATTCCAGCAAAAATAGCATCTTAAGAAGACAGAACATTTTGGGTGGGGAAGATACATTGGTTAAGAGAATTACTTAACAAAAGCTTTTAAATTGCATATTCGTATTTGTTTCCCTCCCTAACAAGAATTTTTCAGGGCTTAACATAGATTGATCAAGTTCTCATCTTGTCTTCTACCAAATCAATTTATGAAATTACAGAAAACACCAAATTCACCTAaagtcatagaggtatacagaTTGCAAAcgcacccttcagtccaacttgtccttgccaaccagatatcctaaattaatctagtcccatttgccagtacttggcccatatccctcttaatccttcctattcatataccaattcaggtgccttttatgtgttgtcattgtaccagcctccaccacttcctctggcagctctttccataagcatatcacactctgcatgaaaaagttgccccttaggtctcttttatatctttcccctctcaccttaaacctttgccccctagttctggactcacgcagcccagggaaaagaccttgcccctcatgattttataaactctataaggtcacccttcaacctagGACGCTCCaaaaaaaacagccccagtctatttagtctctccctatgggtgaaatcctccaactctggcaacatccttgtaaatcgtttctgagcccttttaagtttcacaacatccttccgataggaaggaggccagaattgcacacagtagtTTAAAATTGGCCAaatcaatgtcctttacagcctcaacatgacctcccaactgctatactcaatgcactgaccaataatgaaAAGCATACCacatgccaccttcactatcctatctacctgcaactccacttacgAGGAACtctgaacttgcactccaaggtctctttgttcagcaatactccctaggaccttaccattaagtgtataactcctgctctgacttgtctttccaaaatgcagcacctcacatttatctaaattaaactccgtctacCATTCCTCGgctcattggcccatttgatcaagatcccattgtactctgaggttaccttcttcgctgtctactcatctgcaaacttactaactataccgcctatacatccaaatcatttataaatgacaatgaatccagcactgatccttgtggcataccactggtaataggcctccagtctgaaaagcaaccctccaccaccaccctttgtcttctaccttcgagccagttctgtatccaaatggatagttctccctgtattccgtgagatctaaccttgctagccagtctcccatggtgaacctcgtcgaatgccttactgaagtcttaAAGATCAGACATCACTCTGCCCTGATCAACCATATTCATTacatcttcaaaaacctcaatcatgtTCAAaccatcttcaaaaaactcagttagtgagacatgatttcctccACACAAAGTCTTGTTGACTGTTtctaaacagtccttgcctttccaaatacatgcaaatcctgtccctcaggattccttccaacagcTTGCCATCACCGAAAATAtgctcactcgtctatagtttcttggcttttccttactacctttcttaaatagtggcaccacgttagccaacatccagttttcgggcacctcacctgtagctaTCGACGGTACACAAAACTCAGCAAAGGGCCctgcaatcatttccctagcttcccatacatttctggggtacacctgatgtgtcctgtggatttatccatctttatgtgttttaaggcATCCAGCCCCACTACCTCTGTAATTTTTCAAGATGTGGAGCAATATCAAATATTGTTTTCAAGTTGAAGTTAATTATTTAAATTGTTTATTTTGTTCATTATTTTAGTCGTTCCcccaaataatttccctttgTAGTTTAGGGTTGGTTTCAACACAAGCTAGTACAAGGAAAATCTGATACTTTGAGTAATCAAAATAAATTCTTAAAAGATGTTTTATGATGCAAGACACTAAACTTTATTTATTTAGAGCTTTTTATCAAGTGCAACATTAGCATTGTTCTTTTGTTACTGGAGTAGAAGCCCGTACTGATGATCTGGAGATATTTGAATGGCTCCAGTGGTTGGAAAATTTTAACTGAATGAATTAAATAATGTACACAAAGCTAGTATCAGCAATATGACcacacaactacctgatgaatgTAAAATATGACTGATTCATGAATGTCTTTTCGAAAAAGAAATCTGTTGTCAGGCTTGGCTCATATGTGATTCCAGCTCCACATCAATTttgttgactctaaactgccatTGAAAATGGTCCAACAAGACACTAAGTTATATCAAGCTGCTTTGAAAAGTTATTTAAGATGATAAAACTGGACAAGTCACCTAACATTATCCTAAGCGTCAGACAAACAGTATCCATCTTCAGTTAATCCTACAAAGCTCCCCTCATAACATGTTGGAATTTGTGCCAACATTGGCAGATGAGTCCAGCAGCAACCTGATGAAGATTCTGAGAGTTTGACTTTCAACTATCTTTTAGACCCTAACATTATCATTTCCTGGAATGTACTGTCccaatgttaggtgaattggccatgttaagttgcccggagtgttaggtggattagtcaggggtaaatgtagggcagtgggtcggggtgggttactcttcggagggtcggtgtggacttgttgggccgaagggcctggttccacactgtagggaatctaatctaatctaatggcagGTGGCTGCTGAGGATTATGCCCTTGAGAGGGAGTgaccctgggagtcctcaacatagACATCATGCAGTACAGAGTCAATGGCAACAGTCCAATTTTGAGGAAGGAAATGTCTTATTGGTTATCACCAACTGCACTCCCCATTAAGTGCAGAATCAGTATAGTCCTCTACTCCAAACCATTTAGTAGAACCAGTGAAGGTGGCAAGAGCACTGAATATGCTCTAAGTGGAGGCGTCAATGCCCAGCCCCAAGAATAAGCTCTTTAGCTTTACTACTGGCCAAGATGGCCTAATCATGAAAGGTATAGTTGCCAGATTTACCCTGCGGCAGTGGCTTATGGAATAAATAATTACAAGGGGAAAGGTTTACTTGACCCCAGTCTTGCTGATCTGTCACAGATGCTATTATTTCAGTGCTAGTAGAAGTGACCACTTCAAGATTCTTGTGCTATGTAATATCTTACCGTTTTGGTCTAAAACTACCACTACACAACATGAAGTATGCTCAGAATAGGCCTAGCAGTTTGATGCGGTGCTATGAGGTCATGAGAATTGTGCACCTCCAGAATCTAACCTCATTCCCAGGCAAGACCGTCTTTCTGCCATTACCATGGCTCCCAAAGATGGTCCCTGGTTATTCAGATATGTTAGC is a genomic window of Chiloscyllium punctatum isolate Juve2018m chromosome 4, sChiPun1.3, whole genome shotgun sequence containing:
- the ylpm1 gene encoding uncharacterized protein ylpm1 isoform X1 encodes the protein MYPSWGRYGGGGAHLPYYGGAAQPPPPPGPRVPAPGMVVGVGSTLSPTTVPPPVPGAGLASNFQTLRQQHLQQMQQLQQMHQQQLQSVLQHPAHQNLPPPSIPPPPLPPHLQQPPPPQNLWDTSNTQNQLTQTNQPTQQHPDFSSVALQSATASTLTTPGDKKSSDFSKAINGSYQQQQYWYQQHMQNLQKHGNKQYGGQHEQNQNDEINQSSESVQQKADEAKTPYTTQPPLPPAPPYEAPKTQPPPPPPKEEIPPPPPPEEAKPTIQPPENPEEAERLKMLQAAAAQWQQQRIEYQQQNMMQQHNQLQQLLQQYQQLMQQIQHIQSLPLEMQLRHLEMQQQQFIPLYQEWQRQFQIWKAQLQAYPNKDQLQQYETQWNQWQEQMVSTNHHFQERMDALRNVQQQYMNSQSQSYLGNTSSSLMSQAAPMPPMGLPPTPPIAGSSVVSTQGTATSPADPASSEPESSPVSRALPVVSQAPPSLSQTPLPVTQAPPPMTMVPPPITVPPPPLTMPPPLMNIPPPPINLAPPPVSLAPPPVSLAPPPVSLAPPPVSLAPPPVSLAPPPVSLAPPPVSLAPPPVSLAPPPVSLAPPPVSLAPPPVSLAPPPVSLALPPVSLAPPPVSLAPPLVTQAPPPVSQGLPSAYQAATPVSQNTTVITEQKRPLIPAPHAEVKASSSSSNIHNSRFSTSGIKSSELLQTGDHRMSRFDGPHGRGMQKFEGPGAKGSSHSRFDLRCSRFQGHQFEVSQTRFEGQASGQHVEGETASQHTENKPAVPVVESELVSQFVKDSAMGQQVDEVPSHHHEAEALSQVPSLEKQPPGNRFEKQPPGNRFEKQPPGSCIEKQSSGTPIESKAPNNRFEKHDPGDLTEKEGQEKEGLSSRIETQCPGTGPEKGGPGNRAEKEGLSSHLEKGNPSSHLEKGGDSQVEKEGLGPGGHVKMQDLATCVEKQDSRFEEQLPGIRLDEQGSDNSLMKQSPSNCCEVQSHSNSNHTENQDADSCFEKQVTGIGVEPQGSVNRFDKPNPSNRIEAQDGLIDSQDLSNRFVSQGRVNQNEDQILEGLDGNRSDGPGSNRSDGPGSNRSDGPGSNRFDVPGSNRFDGPGSNRFDGPGSNRFDGPGSSRFDGLGSNRFDGPGSNRFDSPGSNRFDGRGSNRFDGPGSNRFDGRGSNRFDGQGSNRFDGQGSNRFDGPGSNRFDGPGGNRFDGPGGNRFDGPGGNRFDGPGSNRFDGPGSNRFDGPGSNRFDGPGSNRFDGQGSKRFDGQGSSRFDSAGHRGHFEGPGPGGCFDSPGPEGHFEGPRPGAPFDGPGPRGRFEGPGMGNRFEGQGPRNHFEGQGPEQYFEGQGPGNRFGGQGPRDRFGGQGPGGCFEGQGPGGRFGGQGPGDHFGGQGPGDRFGGQGPGDRFGGQGPGGCFEGQDPGGHFEGHGPGGQFEGPGRGGRFEGPGRGGRFEGPGRGGRFDSPGRGGRFEGQGAFKGRFDGQGASGGRFDSHGGPGDHFEGQGPGGHFEGQGPVDAFEGQGPGGRFDGQSRGGRFDGQGRGGRFDGQGRGGRFDGQGRGSHFEGRGRGGRFEGQGRGGRYEGPGRGCRFDGQGRGGRFDGQGRGGRFEGQGRGGHFEGRGSSLHFEGQGPGGHFEGPSQGRHFEEQGPMAHFEGQERGDRFDNLHPAAHFEEHSASHGQHIDGYRATSHFDSQGGSFEGPGASEWFEHSGQGQHLESQGQGQRLEVSGAKFHSSRFDSPKGPRLTGPRGHFPTGPCVSGSRPKGLQVRTEQMGQSLKGPQSSHSSLEQVEDQTKRAGVQEQETAAVGKDVKQNADKVSPASVEHKDEKNLSHTPLAATSHKNSDSSGTKDLTKSVDSSKSHEIQKKADNSELATSSVTVTQDQKDPVVQNIPKTLPSNSSAAAKAVSEKSEPKNVDTNKRFESVPLHPTNDRAKGPEHRQHVGKDYSSIRKNDVDSNKDVPEIRPLLHHRIDIQGHWHQEEGRSLDDHFSGPRGGPAFERERTLSWERGNWTDTGSDFWDERDPFRREECSLLRRPPLPHEILDRREIRAPHQIEGFDRGFDREFDRSGRSREHGFNRDNEHDREYFHRREEWDLRGSGRDFSPLHPRPDRWREEQWRDEKERSYHHEQEREMWGQDYAERPDWRRDERVLPPERLGWQREQMDERRYPDTDNRRLPFDNLREMPSQTGPVRAPVLPEQPPVPFSEKPMVDQTPGGQNIVALSEREHEIILKAAQELKLLRELQEIERVPLLPSKTDSAGITPVIQDYQNSKTGQDFYKDMSNNESSLLGPVPPENPIQSERWDTDTFHGLWDSGTEPKNPDSNYAYSEASSVSTTPLNKQPPIQKTVDYGHGREVGGGRIEQIPYGERVSLGPEPIRERMYDKDSLGPRDRYGERDQFLERRDSFLDRRDYDRERDLYRDRSMGDYEREGFERERFGREDRMSHGPPTRSSGYHNYPDSKDHFNRGGFDRPQFDRLSDRPPFDHPPGGFGGERRGYSDERIPPSAPHPSHPPPRVEKKPESKNVDDILKMPGRQSRPDRIVVIMRGLPGSGKTHVAKLIRDKEVEYGGAAPRVLSLDDYFMTEVEKVVKDPDSGKRIKKKVLEYEYEPEMEDTYRSSMFKTFRKTLDDGFFPFIIVDAINNRVKHFEQLWSAAKTKGFEVYIAEMSADNQTCAKRNIHGRKLKEINKMAEHWDSTPRHMLRLDIRSLLQDAAIEEVEMEDFDPNTEQQPQQQEEQQQDDSKKDAADDEECETGFVTKSKWEMDTSEESLDKLDGLRSSNKRKRGWHDSIAHRLEDYLQLPDDYNTRSSEPGKKRVRWADLEVEKDAERKRAIGFVVGQTDWEKITDEKGELAQRALNRTKYF